One Littorina saxatilis isolate snail1 linkage group LG1, US_GU_Lsax_2.0, whole genome shotgun sequence genomic window carries:
- the LOC138948701 gene encoding sperm-associated antigen 8-like: MSVLNDGRNEIRVNNSDGKCLLENWVEERSVKHLDPDIKLENDVTSKLQILRHGHKGLITTDLDAKAEDKTTVRVTYTPPVLDSTRQVGSKKELLEKMLFGQVCKEMKGSGVGMDPGPKPTDFRSIKMVDYDFKFEPQKIAPTRDHNYRKEQPVTFWSEHKEKIHGTTQVKTRDSAFRRNDAFSKPIGEYWNETEPYQLENYPKM, encoded by the exons ATGAGTGTTCTCAACGATGGGCGTAACGAAATCCGTGTCAACAACTCGGACGGAAAATGTCTGCTCGAAAACTGGGTAGAAGAG CGCTCAGTCAAACACCTTGACCCAGACATCAAGCTAGAAAACGACGTGACCAGCAAACTACAGATTCTGCGCCATGGTCACAAGGGCTTGATCACCACAGACCTTGACGCCAAAGCtgaagacaaaacaacagtacGCGTCACATACACACCTCCAGTGCTTGACTCTACTCGGCAAGTAG GTTCCAAGAAAGAACTGTTGGAAAAGATGCTGTTCGGTCAAGTTTG TAAGGAAATGAAGGGAAGCGGAGTGGGAATGGACCCAGGACCAAAACCAACCGACTTCCGTTCCATCAAAATGGTCGACTACGACTTCAAGTTTGAGCCACAAAAGATTGCCCCGACCAGA GACCACAACTACAGGAAAGAACAGCCTGTAACATTTTGGTCGGAACACAAAGAGAAAATCCAT GGCACAACACAAGTGAAAACACGAGACTCTGCTTTCCGCCGAAATGATGCATTCAGCAAACCCATCGGTGAATACTGGAACGAGACTGAGCCTTATCAACTTGAAAACTACCCGAAGATGTAA